A portion of the Bacillus sp. es.034 genome contains these proteins:
- a CDS encoding MBL fold metallo-hydrolase, with product MAVKPMNSKEVAQKVMKKEELFILDVRNVDAFEDWKIEGKSFDYLNIPYFDLLDGVEEIMDQLPEDKEILVVCAKEGSSVMVAEMLSEEGRDVSYLEGGMKAWSEHLEPVKVGDLSNGGELYQFVRLGKGCLSYMVVSNGEAAIVDATRMADVFIEFAETKNVKITNVFDTHLHADHISGGRTIAERTGATYWLPSKDAEEVTFEYAALEDGNKVQIGNTTIDINALYSPGHTIGSTSFVVDAKYLFSGDILFIDSIGRPDLAGKAEDWVGDLRESLYKRYKDLSRDLTVLPAHFMIIDELNEDGSVGEKLGTLYAKNHGLNIESEDEFRSLVSENLPPQPNAYQEIRETNMGKVTPNEEKQREMEIGPNRCAVR from the coding sequence ATGGCGGTAAAACCAATGAATTCAAAAGAAGTAGCACAAAAAGTAATGAAAAAAGAAGAATTATTCATCTTAGACGTTCGTAATGTAGATGCATTTGAAGACTGGAAAATCGAAGGGAAATCATTCGATTATTTGAATATCCCTTACTTCGATCTTTTAGATGGAGTGGAAGAGATCATGGATCAATTGCCGGAAGATAAAGAGATCCTTGTCGTTTGTGCAAAAGAAGGTTCTTCCGTCATGGTAGCTGAAATGCTGTCTGAAGAAGGAAGAGATGTTTCCTATCTTGAAGGCGGTATGAAGGCTTGGAGTGAACATTTAGAGCCTGTTAAAGTAGGGGATCTATCAAATGGGGGAGAACTTTATCAATTTGTACGCTTAGGAAAAGGCTGTCTTTCCTATATGGTCGTATCAAATGGTGAAGCCGCGATTGTGGACGCCACCCGTATGGCAGATGTGTTCATCGAATTTGCTGAAACAAAAAATGTAAAAATCACAAATGTATTCGATACTCACTTACATGCGGATCACATTTCTGGTGGGCGTACCATTGCAGAAAGAACCGGAGCAACGTATTGGTTACCATCCAAAGATGCTGAAGAGGTTACATTTGAATATGCGGCACTGGAAGATGGAAATAAAGTACAGATCGGGAACACAACCATCGATATCAATGCCCTATACTCACCAGGTCATACAATTGGTTCTACATCATTTGTGGTTGATGCGAAATATCTATTTTCAGGTGACATTTTATTTATTGATAGTATCGGGCGACCTGATCTTGCAGGAAAAGCTGAAGATTGGGTAGGGGACTTGAGAGAAAGTCTGTACAAACGCTACAAAGATCTTTCCAGGGATCTGACCGTTTTACCCGCTCACTTCATGATTATTGATGAATTAAATGAAGACGGTTCTGTAGGTGAGAAACTTGGCACCTTATATGCCAAGAATCATGGTCTGAACATTGAGAGCGAAGATGAATTCAGAAGTCTTGTTTCTGAAAATCTGCCTCCACAACCGAATGCTTATCAGGAAATACGTGAAACCAATATGGGAAAAGTGACACCGAATGAGGAAAAGCAGCGTGAGATGGAAATCGGACCAAATCGCTGTGCTGTTCGATAA
- a CDS encoding sulfite exporter TauE/SafE family protein translates to MDLAFILTIFLIGFVGSYISGMVGIGGSIIKYPMLLYIPPLLGVATFSAHEVSGISAVQVFFATLGGVWAYRKGGYLNKSLITYMGVSILIGSFIGGYGSKFMSEAGINIVYGILALIAAIMMFIPKKGIDDVKLEDVSFNKWLAAILALIVGVGAGIVGAAGAFLLVPIMLVVLKIPTRMTIASSLAITLISSIGSTVGKITTGQVDYLPAMIMVVASLIASPLGAMAGKKMNTKILQMILALLILGTAIKIWIDIL, encoded by the coding sequence ATGGATTTGGCATTTATTTTAACTATATTTCTAATCGGCTTCGTCGGTTCTTATATATCAGGAATGGTGGGAATCGGAGGAAGTATCATTAAATATCCAATGCTCTTATATATTCCGCCTTTGTTGGGAGTAGCGACATTTTCCGCTCATGAAGTTTCTGGCATCAGTGCCGTTCAAGTATTCTTTGCAACGCTTGGCGGAGTATGGGCATACCGTAAAGGGGGCTACCTGAATAAATCACTCATTACGTATATGGGGGTAAGTATCTTAATCGGTAGTTTCATTGGTGGGTATGGCTCAAAATTCATGAGTGAAGCAGGTATTAACATCGTTTACGGAATTCTGGCTCTTATTGCAGCCATCATGATGTTCATTCCAAAAAAAGGGATAGATGATGTGAAGCTGGAAGATGTTTCTTTTAACAAATGGCTCGCTGCCATTCTTGCCCTCATCGTGGGAGTGGGTGCAGGTATTGTTGGTGCAGCAGGAGCGTTTCTATTAGTTCCGATCATGCTTGTCGTGCTGAAAATACCGACGAGGATGACGATTGCTTCCTCCCTTGCCATTACGTTGATTTCTTCCATCGGGTCGACTGTTGGGAAAATCACCACCGGGCAAGTGGATTACCTGCCAGCCATGATCATGGTAGTGGCAAGTCTGATTGCCTCTCCACTCGGAGCGATGGCAGGAAAGAAAATGAACACCAAGATCCTTCAAATGATATTGGCACTATTGATTTTAGGAACGGCAATCAAGATCTGGATTGATATCCTTTAG
- a CDS encoding DUF1002 domain-containing protein — MKKLIGIILLCSLMVSGLQPASAADNDKASINEKFGLPIVVYGETLTSQQKKEVQKQLGMDEGTEVEEFTATGEDLVKYIEGENRNARMFSSAMITRKEKGEGLKVNIVTPENITEVTNSMYSNALLTAGVENAVVDVASPVKVSGHSALVGIYKAYDVSGEKLDTVRMEVANEELSVATELAKESGIDKEEVSKLLTEIKKEIAEQDPATKEEVEKIVEDKLQSLNIELSPEDRQLLIDLFEKMRSLDINFDNVQQQLDDLTKDIQTTIKDIVNDKGFGQKVSDFFTGLLEAIKNFFNSIKNLFG; from the coding sequence ATGAAAAAGCTTATTGGAATCATCTTACTTTGTTCATTAATGGTTAGCGGACTTCAACCGGCATCGGCCGCAGATAATGATAAAGCAAGCATTAATGAAAAATTCGGACTGCCCATCGTTGTATATGGGGAAACACTCACCAGCCAGCAAAAAAAAGAGGTACAAAAGCAATTGGGTATGGATGAGGGAACAGAAGTGGAAGAGTTTACGGCTACTGGTGAAGATCTAGTGAAATATATTGAAGGAGAAAACAGGAATGCCCGCATGTTCTCTTCAGCCATGATCACTCGTAAAGAAAAGGGTGAAGGATTGAAGGTTAATATTGTGACACCGGAGAATATTACCGAAGTGACAAATTCAATGTATTCCAATGCACTTTTAACAGCGGGTGTCGAAAATGCAGTAGTGGATGTTGCTTCACCGGTTAAGGTGAGCGGTCATTCTGCATTAGTGGGTATTTATAAAGCGTATGACGTGAGTGGGGAGAAGCTTGATACGGTTCGGATGGAAGTGGCCAATGAAGAATTATCCGTTGCCACGGAACTTGCGAAAGAGTCAGGAATCGATAAGGAAGAAGTCAGTAAACTGTTAACCGAAATCAAGAAGGAAATTGCTGAACAAGATCCTGCTACGAAAGAGGAAGTCGAGAAGATCGTCGAAGACAAACTCCAATCATTGAACATTGAATTAAGTCCAGAGGATCGTCAGCTGTTGATTGATTTATTTGAAAAGATGAGATCCCTTGATATAAATTTTGATAATGTTCAACAGCAGCTGGATGACTTGACGAAGGATATCCAAACAACTATCAAGGATATTGTGAACGATAAAGGGTTTGGACAGAAAGTGTCGGATTTCTTTACCGGATTATTAGAAGCAATTAAAAATTTCTTTAATTCAATTAAAAATTTATTTGGATAA
- a CDS encoding HAMP domain-containing sensor histidine kinase, translating to MRNINLTLNKKVSILLLSSLFLTIVFSFLFIHYLYKDLYIGTVKDSLLYQGQRTAAHYHYGDVSGNIKDKILWYNVISPYEVSVVENLDELGKSFPFLIDRKPLINATDKKELAKGNHVMKEGYVDEFDRKVIGAVFPLMNGDKLMGYLFIYIPLAEMTEVFSKGIPILILAGVMFYFVLFLIIQSSLDSLFKPVREMQRFSNQVASGNFTERLEVTTKDEMAELALTFNSMVDSLQHQEDRKRQFLSNVAHELRTPLTYIGGYAKALTDRVQTNPEEIEKSLHLIQKESVRMQKLITELLELNKLEDAAFSLDIEPMVLSQFIMDSLTLIRPQAELKHMDIKHTLNEESIINGDPNRVMQVFYNILDNALKYSTEKTSITIHSYEKDGKAVVKIKDHGIGIPGDSLSQIGERFYRSDLSRTRNTGGYGLGLSIAKEIMHKHKGSFFIESEEGKGTTVYLTFPLLEL from the coding sequence TTGAGAAACATAAACCTTACCCTCAATAAAAAAGTCTCTATTCTGTTGTTGAGCAGCTTATTTTTAACGATTGTCTTTTCGTTCCTGTTCATTCATTATCTCTACAAAGACCTATATATAGGGACCGTGAAGGATTCACTTCTTTATCAGGGACAGAGGACCGCAGCCCACTACCATTATGGGGATGTAAGCGGAAATATCAAGGACAAAATCCTCTGGTATAACGTCATCTCTCCCTATGAAGTATCCGTTGTGGAAAACCTTGATGAATTAGGTAAGAGCTTCCCTTTTCTAATTGATCGAAAGCCCCTCATCAATGCAACAGACAAAAAAGAATTGGCGAAGGGCAATCATGTCATGAAAGAAGGATATGTCGACGAGTTCGATCGGAAAGTGATAGGAGCCGTCTTTCCGCTTATGAATGGAGATAAATTAATGGGATATTTGTTTATCTATATCCCTCTTGCTGAAATGACAGAAGTCTTCAGCAAAGGAATCCCCATCTTAATATTGGCAGGGGTCATGTTTTATTTCGTGCTATTTTTGATCATTCAGTCTTCATTGGACTCCTTGTTCAAACCTGTCAGGGAAATGCAAAGGTTCTCTAATCAAGTGGCCAGCGGAAACTTTACGGAGCGTCTGGAGGTCACCACTAAAGATGAAATGGCTGAATTGGCCCTGACCTTCAACAGTATGGTAGACTCTTTGCAGCACCAGGAGGATCGGAAACGGCAATTCCTTTCAAATGTCGCCCATGAACTGAGGACCCCCCTCACGTACATCGGGGGGTATGCAAAAGCTTTGACCGACCGGGTTCAAACAAACCCGGAGGAAATAGAAAAAAGCTTACACCTGATTCAAAAAGAGTCGGTGCGGATGCAGAAATTAATTACGGAACTCCTTGAATTGAATAAATTGGAAGACGCTGCATTTTCATTGGATATTGAACCGATGGTGCTGTCCCAATTCATTATGGACTCCTTAACACTGATCCGTCCCCAAGCAGAATTAAAGCATATGGATATTAAACATACTTTAAATGAGGAATCCATCATAAACGGAGATCCAAACCGGGTGATGCAGGTCTTCTACAATATTTTGGACAATGCCCTGAAATATTCCACGGAAAAAACCTCTATCACCATCCACTCCTATGAGAAAGATGGTAAGGCGGTTGTGAAGATTAAAGATCATGGGATTGGGATCCCCGGAGACTCACTATCACAAATAGGTGAACGATTCTATAGATCTGATCTGTCTAGGACAAGGAACACCGGTGGATATGGACTTGGTTTATCCATCGCCAAGGAAATCATGCATAAGCATAAAGGTTCCTTTTTCATTGAGAGTGAAGAAGGCAAAGGTACGACGGTATATCTAACGTTTCCATTGCTGGAATTATAA
- a CDS encoding response regulator transcription factor has translation MKKWNVLIVDDEPEMRQLITLYLNRENYFCIEAENGLAALDQLNKTQVDLMIVDIMMPFMDGFQLLEEVRENSQIPFIFLSAKGDDLDKVKGLKLGSDDYMVKPFNADELVARIETILRRSYGVQTRSMVERFGPVSFNLASRTVSVGDHSPRLTLKEYELFLFLARNQGRVYKRDQLLDQVWGRDYEGSDRTVDTHIKTLRLKLKNYGSLIETVWGLGYKFEGSL, from the coding sequence ATGAAAAAATGGAATGTACTGATTGTAGATGATGAACCGGAAATGAGACAGCTGATCACATTGTATTTAAACAGGGAGAATTATTTCTGTATTGAAGCCGAAAACGGTTTGGCAGCTCTTGATCAATTGAATAAAACACAAGTCGACCTGATGATCGTGGATATTATGATGCCATTCATGGATGGTTTCCAACTACTTGAAGAAGTAAGGGAGAACAGTCAAATTCCCTTTATATTCCTATCTGCCAAGGGCGATGACCTGGACAAGGTAAAGGGTTTAAAGCTTGGCAGTGATGATTATATGGTTAAACCCTTCAACGCTGATGAGCTTGTGGCTCGCATTGAAACCATTCTAAGAAGATCATATGGTGTCCAGACACGTTCCATGGTAGAAAGGTTTGGACCTGTTTCATTTAATTTGGCATCCAGGACCGTGTCCGTCGGTGATCATTCTCCCCGTTTGACTTTAAAAGAATATGAACTTTTCTTATTTCTCGCACGCAATCAAGGACGAGTATATAAAAGGGATCAACTTCTGGATCAAGTATGGGGAAGAGACTACGAAGGAAGTGATCGAACCGTTGATACCCATATAAAAACGTTGCGGCTGAAATTAAAAAATTACGGGTCGTTGATCGAGACCGTATGGGGACTTGGTTATAAATTTGAGGGATCTCTTTGA
- a CDS encoding rhodanese-like domain-containing protein produces the protein MLEFFGLIMLVILIYVYVLIKKPGKNIKQMSASELKTTLGDMKRQFIDVRSPGEFNHGHIKQFKNMPLQSLHQTADTLNKDKEIIVICQSGMRSANACKILKKIGFTSVTNFKGGMNSWSH, from the coding sequence ATGTTGGAATTTTTCGGATTAATCATGTTAGTCATACTTATTTATGTGTATGTATTGATCAAGAAACCAGGTAAGAATATCAAGCAAATGTCTGCAAGTGAATTGAAAACGACTTTAGGAGATATGAAAAGGCAATTCATTGATGTCCGTTCACCAGGGGAATTCAATCATGGTCATATTAAACAATTTAAAAATATGCCGTTACAATCGTTACATCAAACCGCTGACACTCTAAACAAAGACAAAGAAATCATTGTCATTTGTCAAAGTGGTATGAGAAGTGCCAATGCATGCAAAATTCTTAAAAAGATAGGATTTACCTCTGTAACGAACTTTAAGGGAGGAATGAATTCCTGGTCCCATTAG
- a CDS encoding rhodanese-like domain-containing protein — protein MKTILSNEVNRRLANGEQVNIIDVREPAEVLNGKIPTSTNIPLGLLEFRMNELDKKNDYIVVCQSGGRSSRAVKFLAYHGYEVTNMEGGMLAWEGDVE, from the coding sequence ATGAAAACGATCCTGAGCAATGAAGTAAACCGGAGATTAGCGAACGGGGAACAAGTGAATATCATCGATGTACGTGAGCCGGCTGAAGTGCTGAATGGGAAAATCCCTACCAGTACCAATATTCCTTTAGGGCTGCTGGAATTTCGTATGAATGAATTGGATAAGAAAAATGATTACATCGTAGTCTGTCAATCAGGGGGCCGAAGCAGCCGTGCCGTGAAGTTTCTTGCTTATCATGGCTATGAGGTCACCAACATGGAAGGCGGCATGCTTGCATGGGAAGGGGATGTTGAGTAA
- a CDS encoding MBL fold metallo-hydrolase: MTTTVKNLTAGELTKKIMNGDRMFILDVRPKDAFDDWKVEGKNVKIINKPFSELKDNLESVQSILPDNESIYVICAKGNSSTKTAEMLADAGMNHIYSVEGGMQAWSEYLEPVKIGDVSGGVLYQFIRIGKGCLSYAIVSKDEVAFIDPSRLLAPYKKFIQNHDLSVKAVLDTHLHADHISGGRFLSDEFDAPYYLPSKDAEEVQYAYKEVKDETGIKVGDTMIEAVYSPGHTIGSTSFIVDRHYLLTGDILFIDSIGRPDLAGKAEDWVGDLRETLYTRYKNLNDDLIVLPAHYMTIDEMNDDGSISHRLSDLYEENHGLNIEDEEEFRKTVTENLPPQPNSYEKIRETNMGKIDPDEDEKREMETGPNRCAVR, translated from the coding sequence ATGACAACGACAGTGAAGAATTTGACGGCAGGGGAACTTACCAAAAAAATCATGAATGGAGACAGGATGTTTATTTTGGATGTTCGTCCCAAAGACGCATTTGACGATTGGAAAGTGGAAGGGAAAAACGTCAAGATCATCAACAAACCCTTTTCAGAGTTGAAGGATAATCTTGAGTCGGTTCAATCCATTTTACCAGACAATGAATCCATTTATGTCATCTGCGCAAAAGGAAATTCTTCGACTAAAACGGCTGAGATGCTTGCTGATGCAGGAATGAATCATATCTATTCCGTTGAAGGCGGTATGCAGGCATGGAGCGAATACCTTGAGCCTGTAAAAATCGGTGATGTGTCTGGGGGCGTCCTTTATCAATTCATACGGATTGGGAAAGGGTGCTTATCTTATGCGATTGTCTCCAAAGACGAGGTTGCTTTCATTGATCCGAGTCGCCTGCTCGCACCTTATAAGAAGTTCATCCAAAATCACGATTTATCTGTAAAAGCAGTACTTGACACTCATCTCCATGCAGATCACATTTCAGGTGGACGATTCTTGAGTGACGAATTTGATGCACCTTATTATTTGCCATCGAAAGATGCCGAAGAAGTCCAGTACGCCTATAAAGAAGTCAAAGATGAAACTGGTATCAAGGTGGGGGATACAATGATCGAAGCAGTATACTCGCCGGGTCATACAATTGGAAGTACTTCTTTTATTGTCGATCGGCATTATTTACTCACTGGGGACATTCTCTTTATTGATTCCATTGGGAGACCTGACTTAGCCGGTAAAGCAGAAGATTGGGTAGGGGACCTGCGGGAAACATTGTATACAAGGTATAAAAACCTTAACGATGACTTGATTGTCCTGCCGGCTCACTATATGACGATAGATGAAATGAATGATGACGGGTCAATCTCACACCGTCTGAGTGACTTGTATGAAGAGAATCATGGTTTGAACATTGAGGATGAAGAGGAATTCAGAAAAACAGTTACAGAAAACCTTCCTCCACAACCAAACAGCTATGAGAAAATCCGTGAAACGAATATGGGTAAAATCGATCCTGATGAAGATGAAAAACGTGAAATGGAAACAGGCCCAAATAGATGTGCTGTGCGCTGA
- a CDS encoding DUF202 domain-containing protein has translation MKEINESKYIQQHLANERTFLAWIRTAIAIIGIGFLTTSLHFNSLQGNPVQDRIAAGISVISIFIGFAIIIGSTINYYRTRRHINTQTFVSADVFIKMMTVVATIVLLLVTIYFFSLN, from the coding sequence ATGAAAGAAATAAATGAATCAAAATATATACAGCAGCACCTGGCTAATGAACGGACGTTCTTGGCTTGGATCCGTACGGCCATTGCCATAATCGGAATTGGGTTTTTAACGACAAGTTTACATTTTAATTCCCTTCAGGGGAACCCTGTTCAAGACCGGATTGCCGCCGGAATAAGTGTGATTTCGATTTTCATCGGGTTTGCCATCATCATTGGCTCTACCATCAATTATTACAGAACCAGAAGACATATCAATACACAAACATTCGTGTCTGCAGATGTCTTTATCAAAATGATGACAGTAGTGGCTACCATCGTTCTGTTACTTGTGACTATTTATTTCTTTTCATTAAATTAA
- a CDS encoding NAD(P)-dependent oxidoreductase, with protein MKRLTKETVIGFIGTGVMGKSMAGHILEAGFPLVIYNRTKHKASDLIDRGAKWADTPKELAKASDLVITIVGYPSDVEELYLGKDGILNHLRRGSIAIDMTTSSPALADAIFKSGKEKGLSTLDAPVSGGDIGAKEARLSIMVGGEENTFNLAKPLLELLGSNVVYQGKSGAGQHTKMCNQITIASNMMGVSEALLYAKKSGLDPDTVLESITSGAAGSWSLSNLVPRMIEQDYAPGFYVKHFIKDLKIALHSAKEMELRTPGLELALSLYEQLAAEGEENSGTQALIKLLED; from the coding sequence ATGAAAAGATTGACGAAAGAGACTGTCATTGGATTTATTGGAACAGGAGTAATGGGGAAAAGTATGGCTGGTCATATTCTGGAGGCAGGTTTTCCTCTGGTTATCTATAACCGCACAAAACATAAAGCCTCGGATCTCATAGATCGTGGTGCGAAATGGGCTGACACACCAAAGGAGCTTGCTAAAGCTTCGGATCTCGTTATTACGATTGTAGGGTATCCTTCAGATGTTGAAGAACTATACCTTGGTAAGGACGGCATACTGAACCATTTAAGAAGGGGATCGATTGCGATTGATATGACCACTTCTTCACCGGCTCTCGCAGATGCAATCTTTAAATCCGGGAAGGAGAAGGGCTTATCGACATTGGATGCTCCCGTTTCGGGAGGGGATATCGGAGCTAAAGAGGCCAGGCTTTCCATTATGGTGGGAGGAGAAGAAAACACGTTCAATTTGGCAAAACCACTTTTGGAACTCCTGGGGTCGAATGTTGTCTATCAAGGAAAATCAGGAGCGGGTCAGCATACAAAGATGTGTAACCAAATCACCATTGCTTCGAACATGATGGGAGTCAGTGAAGCATTACTTTACGCAAAGAAATCCGGTTTGGACCCAGACACTGTACTGGAAAGCATTACATCAGGGGCAGCGGGCAGCTGGTCCCTCAGTAACCTGGTTCCCCGCATGATCGAGCAGGATTATGCTCCAGGGTTTTACGTTAAACATTTTATCAAGGACCTTAAGATTGCCCTGCATTCAGCTAAAGAGATGGAACTCCGAACGCCCGGTCTGGAACTTGCCCTCTCATTATACGAGCAGCTCGCCGCAGAAGGCGAAGAAAACAGTGGCACTCAAGCATTGATTAAATTATTGGAAGACTAG
- a CDS encoding type 1 glutamine amidotransferase domain-containing protein — translation MKLVGRKIIQLVSADFEDLELWYPVLRLREEGATVHIVGEKANEEYIGKYGVPIVSEYAFKDINPDDYDAILVPGGWSPDKLRRYEEVIAMVKSMDERKKPIGQICHAGWVLISAKILQGVKVTSTPGIKDDMENAGAIWMNEPVVTDGHIVSSRRPPDLPDYMREFIDTLAK, via the coding sequence ATGAAGTTAGTCGGAAGAAAAATCATACAGTTGGTCAGTGCCGACTTCGAGGACCTGGAACTATGGTATCCTGTCCTGCGTTTGCGGGAAGAGGGGGCGACGGTTCATATTGTCGGAGAAAAGGCCAATGAGGAGTATATCGGGAAATATGGAGTGCCGATTGTTTCTGAATATGCATTTAAAGACATAAATCCGGACGACTATGATGCCATTCTAGTTCCGGGAGGCTGGTCCCCCGATAAGCTTCGTCGGTATGAAGAGGTCATTGCCATGGTGAAATCCATGGATGAACGTAAGAAACCGATCGGTCAAATCTGCCATGCTGGATGGGTCTTGATTTCAGCCAAGATCCTTCAAGGTGTAAAAGTCACAAGCACACCTGGAATAAAGGACGACATGGAAAATGCAGGGGCTATCTGGATGAATGAACCAGTCGTGACAGACGGCCATATCGTTTCCAGTCGAAGACCACCGGATCTGCCTGATTACATGAGAGAATTCATCGACACGCTCGCTAAATGA
- a CDS encoding phage holin family protein yields the protein MIENLLSGISIDPQVTVLVPVLWVLGYALKRTPHIPDWLIIWILLLVGVGASGWTLGFDFNGIANGFIATGAAITTHQSVKQTFFERVNDRNKRDKKK from the coding sequence ATGATTGAAAACTTATTAAGCGGCATTTCCATCGATCCACAAGTCACCGTGCTCGTTCCCGTGTTATGGGTACTTGGGTATGCTTTGAAGCGGACCCCTCATATCCCGGACTGGCTCATCATCTGGATTCTTTTACTGGTGGGTGTTGGAGCGAGCGGATGGACGCTCGGGTTTGACTTTAACGGGATCGCCAACGGATTTATCGCAACAGGGGCTGCCATCACCACTCATCAATCAGTCAAACAGACCTTTTTCGAACGGGTGAATGATCGAAATAAGAGAGACAAGAAGAAATAA
- a CDS encoding peptidylprolyl isomerase has translation MAKKGYIQFQTGEKIEFDLFPNEAPVTVANFEKLANEGFYNGLSFHRVIPGFVSQGGCPNGNGMGGPGYTIKCETEGNPHKHEEGSLSMAHAGKDTGGSQFFIVHEPQPHLNGVHTVFGKVTSGIDIAKSMKNGDVMEKVEVFDA, from the coding sequence ATGGCGAAAAAAGGATACATACAATTCCAAACAGGTGAAAAAATTGAATTTGATTTATTTCCAAATGAAGCACCTGTAACAGTGGCGAACTTTGAAAAATTGGCAAACGAAGGTTTTTACAACGGTTTAAGCTTTCATCGTGTCATCCCTGGTTTCGTAAGCCAAGGAGGATGCCCTAACGGTAACGGTATGGGTGGCCCTGGTTACACAATCAAATGTGAAACAGAAGGGAATCCGCATAAGCATGAAGAAGGTTCTTTATCTATGGCCCATGCCGGTAAAGATACAGGAGGCAGCCAATTCTTCATCGTACATGAGCCACAGCCTCACCTAAACGGCGTTCATACTGTCTTCGGAAAAGTGACTTCAGGGATCGACATTGCCAAATCAATGAAAAACGGCGACGTAATGGAGAAAGTCGAAGTATTTGATGCATAA
- the ltrA gene encoding group II intron reverse transcriptase/maturase has translation MLMNMILSKPNMLEALKRVERNKGSHGVDLMPVQNLRSHIMHEWQSIRKDLLGGTYKPDPVRRIEIPKPDGGVRLLGIPTVTDRMIQQSIAQILSQIYNPTFSDHSYGFRPNRSAHDAVRKAKTYIQEGYRWVIDIDLEKFFDRVNHDKVMGLLAKRIKDKALLKLIRSYLNAGIMIEGVKVKSEEGTPQGGPLSPLLSNIILNELDQELEKRGLRFIRYADDCNIYVRSPKAGNRVMNSVTTFLEKKLKLRVNRKKSAVDRPWRRTFLGFSFTSNRKPKVRVASKSIKRLKQKIRSLTSRSSGWSMEGRIRKLNQYLMGWIGYFQLADTPSFLKYLDAWIRRRLRMCLWKQWKLPKTKVRNLIALGVPKWKAYEWGNTRKGYWRIAQSPILHKTLGNSFWNRQGLLSLIVRYESLRQSS, from the coding sequence ATGTTGATGAATATGATTCTGTCTAAACCGAATATGCTTGAAGCACTGAAACGTGTAGAGCGTAATAAGGGAAGCCATGGCGTGGATCTTATGCCCGTACAAAACCTGCGATCGCATATCATGCACGAATGGCAATCGATTCGAAAGGATCTTCTTGGGGGAACCTACAAGCCGGACCCGGTACGTCGGATCGAAATCCCGAAACCAGACGGCGGCGTCCGGCTGTTAGGTATCCCAACGGTGACAGACCGTATGATTCAACAATCAATTGCCCAGATACTCTCTCAGATATACAATCCAACCTTCTCTGATCATAGTTATGGGTTCCGACCAAATCGGAGTGCCCATGACGCCGTCAGAAAAGCGAAAACGTATATCCAGGAAGGATATCGCTGGGTTATCGATATTGACTTAGAGAAATTCTTTGACAGAGTGAATCATGATAAGGTCATGGGTCTTCTTGCGAAGAGAATAAAGGACAAAGCACTTCTGAAACTGATTCGTTCTTACCTCAATGCCGGAATTATGATAGAAGGTGTAAAGGTGAAAAGTGAGGAAGGTACGCCACAGGGCGGACCTCTCAGTCCATTGCTTTCTAACATCATTTTGAATGAACTGGACCAAGAATTAGAGAAACGAGGGCTCCGCTTTATACGGTACGCAGATGATTGTAATATCTATGTCCGTTCGCCTAAAGCCGGTAACCGGGTGATGAATTCAGTGACAACGTTTCTTGAGAAGAAACTTAAACTGAGGGTAAACCGAAAGAAATCTGCGGTGGACCGACCTTGGAGAAGAACGTTCCTTGGCTTTAGTTTTACATCAAATCGCAAACCAAAAGTCAGAGTTGCCTCCAAAAGTATAAAACGGTTGAAACAGAAAATCCGTTCTCTAACTTCCAGATCTTCAGGGTGGTCGATGGAGGGTCGAATCAGAAAGCTGAACCAATATTTAATGGGATGGATCGGCTATTTTCAGCTCGCTGATACACCCAGCTTCCTAAAATACCTGGATGCATGGATCAGAAGAAGATTACGAATGTGTCTGTGGAAGCAGTGGAAACTGCCGAAAACGAAGGTCCGCAACCTCATTGCGCTCGGCGTTCCAAAATGGAAGGCATATGAGTGGGGTAATACCCGAAAGGGTTACTGGAGGATCGCACAAAGTCCAATACTACACAAAACCCTTGGCAATTCCTTCTGGAATCGCCAAGGGCTCCTAAGTCTTATCGTTAGGTATGAAAGTCTTCGTCAATCATCTTGA